CCGCGCCGTACGCGGTGTTGTCGAACGCCTCGATGTCGACCATCGTGTTCTTGGCATTGTCGGCTTCATGCGTGACCACCTTGATGCCACGATCCATCGCCTTCTTGAGCGCCGGTTCGAGCGTCGGCGGATCGTAGGGCACCACGGCGATCGCCGAGACCTTCTTGGCGATCAGGTCTTCGATGATCTTCAGTTGCTGGGCCGCATCCGCGCGGCCGGGGCCCGTCTGATACGCGGTTACGCCGGGGTTGTCCTTGGCGAACTGCTTGACGCCGTCGTCCATCCGGTTGAACCAGTTGATGCCGGTCACCTTCACGACCGTGACGATCGTCTCGTTCGTGGCAGCCTGCGCGGCGGCGATTACGCCAATCGTCAGCGCGCCTGCTGCGAGCGCGGCACCCAGTCGAGTCAATTTCATGCGATGTCTCCTTTTTGGTTCGATATTGCCCATTTCATCGTCACGGACAGCCAGGGCTCGTTGTCCGCCGCGTACTGAAACCTTGTTTGTCACCCGCCAGCTTACGTCCGCTAACTCTTTGGCGCCGCGCTCGTGGCCGAGCCTGCGCCCCGCCCGCCACCGCCGAAGCCGAAGATCGCGCGCACCCGTTCACCGCCCGCGAACGCAAGCGACAGCAGCAACAGAAAGCCCCACGCGCAATCGCCGAAGAACTGCGACACGCCCATCAGGTTGAACAGGCTGGAGAGAAACTGCAGCACCGTCGCGGCGAAAAACACGCAGATGATGCGGCCATGGCCGCCGGCGGGATTCACGCCGCCCATCACCGCGATCAGGATCGCGATCAGCAGATAGGAGTTGCCGTAGTCCCATTTCGCGCTGGACGTGTGCGTCGCGCTGATCAGCCCGGCCAGCGACGCGAGCACGCCGCACATCGCATAGGTCGCGATCAGCATCCGCGCCCGCGGAATGCCGGCATAGAACGCCGCTTTGGGATTGGTGCCCATCAGATAGAGACGCAGGCCGAATGGACTGCGTTTGAGCAGCCAGCCCAGCACGATCACGGCCGCGATAAAGATGCAGAACGCGATCGGCACCTGAAACACCGTGCCGTTGCCGATATTCGACAACGGGTCCACGTAATCGACATGCACCGACGCGCCATTGCTGAGCACCACCGCGAAGCCGGTGAACAGCAACTGCGTGCCGAGCGTGCAGAGAATCGGCGTGAGTCTGAGGCGGGCGATCACCACGCCGTTCAGCAACCCGCCCAGCAGGCCCATCGTCACCACGATCACGCAGAAGAGCGACGTGTAAAGCGCGGGCGAGTCGTCGCCGTTGACAAAGCGCGGCACGACCAGCGCGGCGACCATGCCGGAGAGGTTGGCGAGCCCGACGCCGGACAGGTCGATGCCGCCGTTGCCCGACACCATCGAGAGCATGATGCCGAGCGCGAGCAGGCCGAGTTCGGGCAACTGGCCGCCCATCGACTGCAGATTGTCGATGTCGACGAATTGGCCGTGCGAGAGCCACGTCGCGACGAGCACGACGAGCACGTTGACGATCAGCAGAAAATTCAGCTGCCGGTCGCCGAACAGTTTTCCAGCGGTGAACGAAGACTTCATGGTGACGATACGCTCCTTCAACCTTGGCAGACGATCAGGATGGCTGGGACATGCCGGCCGGCTGGTTCGGCCGCTTCAGAACCTGGTTCACTTCGTCGAGCGTCGGCATGGAAGGCGCCGTGCCCGGCCGTGTCACGGAAATGCCCGCGAGCGCGCAACCGAAACGCAATGCGGTGACCGCGTCGTCGCCGCGTGCGAGCGCGGCCGCGAAGCCGCCCGTGAAGCCGTCGCCGGCGCCCGCGGTTTCCACCACGCGGCCGCACTGATACGCGGGCACGAGGATCGATTGCGTCGCCGAATGCAGCAGCGCACCGCCCTCGCCCAACGTGACGATGACCGTGCCGACGCCTTTGGCGAGCAGCACGTCGGCGGCGCGGCGGGCGTCGTCGGCGTTCGCGATCGGCACGCCGGTGAGCGCGCTCGCTTCGGTTTCATTCGGGGTGATGTAGTCGCACAGCGGGAAGATGGCGTCGTCGAGCGGCAAGGCGGGCGCCGGATTGAACACGGTGAGGACGCCATGCCGGCGCGCCACTTCGAGCCCACGGCGCGCGGCCTCGAGCGGTTGCTCGAGTTGCGTGACGAAGACACGGGCGGCGGCGATGTCGCTTTCGATTGCGTCGACGTCGGCGGGCTCCATCGTGCCCGCCGCGCCGGATGCGACGATGATCGCGTTCATGCCGGTGTTGTCGTCGACGAAGATATGCGCCGCGCCGGTCGAGACGCCCTCGATCACCGACGCACGCGCCGTGATGCCTTCAGCGGCCCACGTGGCGCGCGCAATGGCGCCGAACGCGTCGTTGCCGATGCGGGTGCAGAACACCACGTCGGCGCCGGCGCGCGCGGCCGCCACCGCCTGATTCGAGCCTTTGCCCCCCGGTCCCATGGCGAATGCCGAGCCCGCGATGGTCTCGCCGATCTGCGGCATGCGACCGGCGCGAAACGTCAGATCGGTCACGTAGATGCCGAGAATGACGACGCGTCCGTTTCGTTGCGAAGACGTGCTCATACGCCTTCTCCTCGCGCCTGAAAAGCCGCGTTCAGGGGAAGGTGCCTCGATGCCAGCGATGCGCGCGGCACCTCGGCGTGGCCCAGCGGATCCAGATTCTTCAGCACGTTGTCTCCTCCATTTTCTGGTTGGCGTGCATGTATTCGGAGTGTCGGTGTGACGTCCGGTCAGTTCATCAGTCGCCGTACGGTATCCAGATGTTCTTCACCTGCACGGCCTGACGCAGGAACGGCCGGCCTTCGCTCGAACGGTCGAACCAGTCGAACTGGCGGCCGTGATCGACGAAGGTTCGCTTCAGATTGCCGACCGATTCGCGTTCGACCAGCGTCGAATCCGCGGCATCGCCGAAGCACCACAGCGCGTCCACATCGTCGTGTTTCGCGAGCGCCGGCAGCAGCGCGCCGCGTTCGCCGGTGACGATGTTCAGCACGCCGCTGGGCACGTCCGAGGTCTCGGCCACCTGATAAAAGTCGGTGACCGTGAGCGGCGACGCTTCGCTTGGCAGCACCACCACACGGTTGCCCATGGCGAGCGCGGGCGCGGCCAGCGAGACGAAGCCGAGCAGCGGCGCTTCGTCGGGACAGGCAATGCCGATCACGCCGAGCGGTTCATGCATGGCCAGCGCGACACCACGCAGCGGCGGCGTATGCACGGCGCCGTCGAACTTGTCGGCCCACGCCGCGTAAGTGAAGAGACGCCGCACCGAGGCGTCCACTTCCGCGCGCGCCGTGGTTTGCGTCGCGCCGTTTCGCACCATCAGCTGGCGCACGAATTCGTCCGCGCGCACGGCGAGGTTTTCCGCCAGATAGAACAGCACCTGGGCGCGGTTATGCGTGCTGGCCTGCGACCACTTCTGCGCCGCGCGCGCCGCTTCGACCGCGTTGCGGATGTCCTTGCGATTGCCCGCGGCCACTTCGCCGACGGGCGTGCCGTCAGGCGCATGAACCGGCAGCGAATAGCCGCTGTCCGGCCGTGCCTGCTTGCCGCCGATAAAGAGCTTCGCGGTGCGGTCGATCGACGTGACGTTCGACAACGTGTCCAACGCGCCCGTGCCGGCCGCGCCGCTTCGCGCCCTCCGGCGCTCCGCAAGATTGAGCCACGCCCGCGGTTTCAGGTATTCGTAGATGCCCTCACGCCCGCCTTCGCGGCCATAGCCCGATTCGCGATAGCCGCCGAAGCCGACCGCCGCGTCGAACAGATTCGTCGCGTTGATCCAGACGACGCCGCAGGCCAGACGCGGCGCGACATCGAGCGCGCGGCCGATGGTTTCGCTCCACACGCTCGCGGCGAGTCCGTAGCGCGAGTTGTTGGCGAGCGCAATCGCTTCGTCGGGCGTGCGAAAGCTCATCGTCACCAGCACCGGTCCGAAGATTTCTTCCTGCGCCAGCGTGGAAGCCGGCGCCACGCCGGTCACGAGCGTCGGCGGATAGAAGCAGCCGCCGGCCGGCAGCGTCGTATCCGGCGATTGCCAGACTGAACAGCCTTCGCGTCGGCCCGTTTCCACCAGCGACCGGATGCGTTCGAGCTGCAGCGGATCGACGATCGCGCCGAGGTCGATGCTCTTGTCGAGCGAGGAGCCCACGCGCAGCGTTTCCATGCGACGCTTCAGCTTCGCGATGAAGCGCGCTTCGACGCCTTCCTGCACCAGCAGCCGCGAGCCCGCGCAACAGACTTGTCCCTGGTTGAACCAGATCGCGTCGACGACGCCTTCCACCGCGCCGTCCAGATCCGCATCGTCGAAGACGATGAAGGGCGACTTGCCGCCGAGTTCGAGCGTCAGCGATTTGCCCGAGCCGGCCGTGGCGGAACGGATCAGCCGGCCGACTTCCGTCGACCCGGTGAACGCGATCTTGTCGACCTGCGGATGCTCGACGAGCGCAGCGCCCGTGCGCCCGTCACCCGTCACGACGTTCAGCACGCCGGCCGGCAAGCCGGCACGATGCGCGAGTTCGGCGAACAGCAACGCGGTGAGCGGCGTGTACTCGGCGGGCTTCAGAACGACGCAATTGCCCACGGCGATGGCCGGCGCGATCTTCCACGCGAGCATCAGCAGCGGGAAATTCCACGGCACGATCTGCCCGACCACACCCAGCGGGGCGTAGTCGGCGAATTCGCTCTCCTGCAATTGCGCCCACCCCGCGTGATGCAGGAAGTGGCGCGCGACGAGCGGCACGTCGATATCGCGCGTTTCGCGGATCGGCTTGCCGTTGTCGAGCGCTTCGAGCACGGCGAAGAGCCGGCTATGACGCTGCACCATGCGCGCAAGCGCATACAGATGCCGCGCCCGCCCCGCGCCGCCCAACGCAAACCAGCCAGGCTGCGCGGCGCGCGCGGCGGCCACCGCGGCGTCGATATCGGCCGCGTCGCCCTGGGCGATGTCCGCGAGACGCTCGCCCGTGGCGGGCGCATGCGAAACAAAGCGCTCATCGGCTGCGGGCGCATGCCACGCACCGCCGATGAAATGCCCGAAGCCGCCCTCATGCCGCGCCAGCCAGGCGCGCGCGGGTTGATCGTCCTCGGGTGCGGGACCGTACTCCATCGATGAAAAATACTCGGCTACGCTCATGGGATCGATCTTCTGTTCAGGCTACGGGGTGACGGTTGAAAGCGGAGTAACGGCCGCTCACGTAATGTTCGAGCTGGCGTTCGATATCGGCCAGCAGGCTCGATGCGCCGATACGGAACAGCTCCGGTTCGAGCCACGCGCGACCGAGTTCTTCCTTCATCAGGATCTGGTACGACAGCACCGACTTCGCGGTCGATACGCCGCCCGCCGGCTTGAAGCCGATGAGCACGCCGGCGCGCTCCTGATATTCGCGGATCATGCGCACCATCACGAGCGACACGTCCAGCGTCGCATTGACGCCTTCCTTGCCGGTGGACGTCTTGATGAAGTCGGCGCCGGCCATCATGCAGACCATCGAGGCGCGCGCCACGTTCGACAGCGTGCGGATGTCGCCGGTGGCAAGAATCGCCTTCAGATGCGCCGGGCCGCAGGCCGCGCGGAAGTCGCGCACTTCATCGTAGAGCGCCTGCCAGTTGCCGGTCAGCACGTATTCGCGCGTAACGACGATGTCGATTTCCTGCGCGCCGTCCGCGACCGAGGCTTCGATCTCTTTCAGCTTCAGCGGATGCGGAATCAGCCCGGCGGGAAAACCCGTGGACACCGCGGCCACCGGAATGCCGCTGCCATGCAGCGCATCGACGGCCGCCGCGACGAAGCGGTGATAGACGCACACCGCGCCCGTCGTGATGCCTTGCGGCGCGATGCCGAGCGCTTCGAGCAGATCCGTGCGCACCGGTTGGCGCGCTTTCGCGCAAAGGCGGCGCACGCGGCCTTCGGTGTCGTCACCGTTCAGGGTGGTGAGATCGATGCACGTGATGGCTTTGAGCAGCCACGCCGCCTGCGCCTCTTTCTTGACGCTGCGGCGCGTGCCGAGCGTGGCGGTGCGCCGTTCCACGGCCGATTGATTGACGCGCAAGCCGTCGAGCCACGAGGCGTCGAACGGCATGCCGGGATTGCGCACCGGATGGACGAGCGGTGTGCCGCGCAGCGCGACGACCGATGAAGACTGCAATGGAGCTTCTGGCATAAGACATCCGAAAATATGATGCGACGCACAACAGCCGCCGACAATTTGTTCGCTCTTATGCTACAACGATTGATAGAATCATAACAAGCTTTGCTAGCAATCATGACATCCGCAAGCCAATCAACGTGTTGAATGCCCATGAATGTTATTGACGCACCATATTCATGATGCGAAGATCACAACACGGTTTCGGCCGGATAGCGTGAGACAAAGAAGAAATTTCGTCGCGTGGACGAAGGAGACATGCCAGATGAGTGAGCCGGTTGCGGTCGCGGCCGCGTCATCGCCTCAGGTTCCGTTGATCCGTGTTGCGGGCGTCACCAAGCGATTTGGCGGCGTGCAGGCGCTGCGCGGCGTCAAGCTCGAAGTGTTCCCCGGCGAAGTCCATGCGTTGCTCGGCGAAAACGGCGCGGGCAAGTCCACGCTGATCAAGATCCTCAGCGGCGTGCATGCGTATGACGACGGTGTGATCGAAATCGCCGGCCAGACAGTGGCATTCGACTCGCCGGCGCAATCGCGCGATGCGGGTGTCGCCGTGGTCTACCAGGACCTGAGCCTTGTCGAATCGCTCTCGGTCGGCGCCAATCTCATGCTCGGCCGCGAACCTCGCACGCGTTTGGGCTTCGTGAAGAACCGCCAACTCATGGCCACGGTCGGCGAATTTCTGCGCTCGCATGGCATCCCGCTCGATCCGAAGACGCCGGTCGGCGCGCTTCCCTTCGCCTACCGGCAAATGACCGAGATCTGCAAAGCCTTGATGGGCGAAGTGCGGGTCCTGATTCTCGACGAGCCCACCTCCGCGTTGACGGGCGGCGAAGAACAGATTCTGTTCGACGCGATCCGCGCGGTCACGGCGCGCGGCGTGGGCGTGATCTATGTGACGCACCGGTTGAACGAGGTGTTCCGGATTTCGCAGCGCGTCACGGTGTTCCGTGACGGCGCCAACGCCGGCACGTTCGAGACCGCGCAAACCGATATGAAGCAACTGGTGGCGGCGATCGTCGGCACCGGTCATGCCGCGTTGCAGGCACGGCAAAAGACCGCGGTGGGCAACGGGCCAGTTTCCGCAGCGCAGGCAAGCGCATCGCCGAAATCCGGCGAAGCGCCCGACGCCGCCGCCGCGCCCGTACTTCAATTATCGGATGTCAGCAACGACCGGTTGCGTCACGTCGATCTCCTGCTTCGCCGCGGCGAAATCCACGGACTCGCGGGACTGATCGGCAGCGGGCGCAGCGAGATTCTGCAAACCATCTTTGGTCTTCGCACTGTCGACGCGGGCGCCATCCGGATCGACGGCCGGGCGCGTTCGCGCATCACACCCGCCCAAGCCATTGAACTCGGTGTCGCACTGGTGCCGGAGGACCGGCATCTCGAAGGGCTGGTGCTCGATCATTCGATCGAACGCAATCTGACGCTGCCGCGCCTGCCGCAATTTTCGCGCTGGGGATGGCTGCGCGGTCAGGCCGCCGTGCAGCAGGCGAGGCGCTCCATGAAGGAGCTTTCCGTCAAGGCGCCCGGCCCTTCCACCGCGGTCAAGTTTCTATCCGGCGGCAATCAGCAAAAAGTGGTGTTCGCGAAGTGGAATCACCCGCGCCCGCGGGTTCTTCTACTCGACGAGCCGACGGTAGGCGTGGACGTCGGCGCTCGCGAGGAAATCTACGGCGTGGTGAACGACGCCGCGCAGGCGGGCACCGGCGTGCTCGTCGTGTCGTCGGATCTGGATGAGCTCCTGCGCCTGTGCGACCGGATTTCGATTGTCGCGGACGGCAGCATCGTCAAGACCGTCGAGCGCGCCGAACTCGCCAACGCCGAAGCGCTGCATCACCTGATCCAACTTTCCCGCTCTTCCATCGAGGCGCAAGCAACATGAACGAATCCGTCTCGCCGCTGACGTCTGAACGGCAGGCATCGCCGCCGCAGAAAAGCCGCCTGCGGCGCATCGCGCGAGCGCTTTTGCAAGGCGACCGCCCCTATGCGCTCTATGCCGCGTTCGCGATTTTGCTGGTGGTGTTCAGCTTCGCGTCGCCGTGGTTCTTATCCATCGACAACTTCCTGAATATCGGCCGGCAAACCGCGCTGGTGTCGATCATTGCGATCGGCATGACCTTCGTGATCATTGCGCGGCAGATCGATCTGTCGGTGGGTTCGACGTTGGCGCTTTCGGGCATGTCCGCGGCGCTGGCCATGACGTATCTGGGTAACAACTGGGCGATCGGCGCGATTGCCGGTATCGGTACCGGTGCGATAGTCGGGGCGATCAACGGGATCGTGACCACGCGGGTCAACATTCCTTCGTTTCTGGTCACGCTCGGCACGCTGAGCGCCGCGCGCGGCCTCGCGCTGATGGTCACGACCACCAAGCCCGTCATTATCGACAACGACTCGTTCATCGCGATCTTCGGCGAGGGCGACATTTTCGGCGTGCCGGTGCCGATCATCTGGACGCTGCTCGCCGTGATCGCGGGCAT
Above is a genomic segment from Paraburkholderia aromaticivorans containing:
- a CDS encoding ABC transporter permease; translated protein: MKSSFTAGKLFGDRQLNFLLIVNVLVVLVATWLSHGQFVDIDNLQSMGGQLPELGLLALGIMLSMVSGNGGIDLSGVGLANLSGMVAALVVPRFVNGDDSPALYTSLFCVIVVTMGLLGGLLNGVVIARLRLTPILCTLGTQLLFTGFAVVLSNGASVHVDYVDPLSNIGNGTVFQVPIAFCIFIAAVIVLGWLLKRSPFGLRLYLMGTNPKAAFYAGIPRARMLIATYAMCGVLASLAGLISATHTSSAKWDYGNSYLLIAILIAVMGGVNPAGGHGRIICVFFAATVLQFLSSLFNLMGVSQFFGDCAWGFLLLLSLAFAGGERVRAIFGFGGGGRGAGSATSAAPKS
- the rbsK gene encoding ribokinase — protein: MSTSSQRNGRVVILGIYVTDLTFRAGRMPQIGETIAGSAFAMGPGGKGSNQAVAAARAGADVVFCTRIGNDAFGAIARATWAAEGITARASVIEGVSTGAAHIFVDDNTGMNAIIVASGAAGTMEPADVDAIESDIAAARVFVTQLEQPLEAARRGLEVARRHGVLTVFNPAPALPLDDAIFPLCDYITPNETEASALTGVPIANADDARRAADVLLAKGVGTVIVTLGEGGALLHSATQSILVPAYQCGRVVETAGAGDGFTGGFAAALARGDDAVTALRFGCALAGISVTRPGTAPSMPTLDEVNQVLKRPNQPAGMSQPS
- a CDS encoding aldehyde dehydrogenase family protein, encoding MSVAEYFSSMEYGPAPEDDQPARAWLARHEGGFGHFIGGAWHAPAADERFVSHAPATGERLADIAQGDAADIDAAVAAARAAQPGWFALGGAGRARHLYALARMVQRHSRLFAVLEALDNGKPIRETRDIDVPLVARHFLHHAGWAQLQESEFADYAPLGVVGQIVPWNFPLLMLAWKIAPAIAVGNCVVLKPAEYTPLTALLFAELAHRAGLPAGVLNVVTGDGRTGAALVEHPQVDKIAFTGSTEVGRLIRSATAGSGKSLTLELGGKSPFIVFDDADLDGAVEGVVDAIWFNQGQVCCAGSRLLVQEGVEARFIAKLKRRMETLRVGSSLDKSIDLGAIVDPLQLERIRSLVETGRREGCSVWQSPDTTLPAGGCFYPPTLVTGVAPASTLAQEEIFGPVLVTMSFRTPDEAIALANNSRYGLAASVWSETIGRALDVAPRLACGVVWINATNLFDAAVGFGGYRESGYGREGGREGIYEYLKPRAWLNLAERRRARSGAAGTGALDTLSNVTSIDRTAKLFIGGKQARPDSGYSLPVHAPDGTPVGEVAAGNRKDIRNAVEAARAAQKWSQASTHNRAQVLFYLAENLAVRADEFVRQLMVRNGATQTTARAEVDASVRRLFTYAAWADKFDGAVHTPPLRGVALAMHEPLGVIGIACPDEAPLLGFVSLAAPALAMGNRVVVLPSEASPLTVTDFYQVAETSDVPSGVLNIVTGERGALLPALAKHDDVDALWCFGDAADSTLVERESVGNLKRTFVDHGRQFDWFDRSSEGRPFLRQAVQVKNIWIPYGD
- the deoC gene encoding deoxyribose-phosphate aldolase is translated as MPEAPLQSSSVVALRGTPLVHPVRNPGMPFDASWLDGLRVNQSAVERRTATLGTRRSVKKEAQAAWLLKAITCIDLTTLNGDDTEGRVRRLCAKARQPVRTDLLEALGIAPQGITTGAVCVYHRFVAAAVDALHGSGIPVAAVSTGFPAGLIPHPLKLKEIEASVADGAQEIDIVVTREYVLTGNWQALYDEVRDFRAACGPAHLKAILATGDIRTLSNVARASMVCMMAGADFIKTSTGKEGVNATLDVSLVMVRMIREYQERAGVLIGFKPAGGVSTAKSVLSYQILMKEELGRAWLEPELFRIGASSLLADIERQLEHYVSGRYSAFNRHPVA
- a CDS encoding sugar ABC transporter ATP-binding protein, which encodes MSEPVAVAAASSPQVPLIRVAGVTKRFGGVQALRGVKLEVFPGEVHALLGENGAGKSTLIKILSGVHAYDDGVIEIAGQTVAFDSPAQSRDAGVAVVYQDLSLVESLSVGANLMLGREPRTRLGFVKNRQLMATVGEFLRSHGIPLDPKTPVGALPFAYRQMTEICKALMGEVRVLILDEPTSALTGGEEQILFDAIRAVTARGVGVIYVTHRLNEVFRISQRVTVFRDGANAGTFETAQTDMKQLVAAIVGTGHAALQARQKTAVGNGPVSAAQASASPKSGEAPDAAAAPVLQLSDVSNDRLRHVDLLLRRGEIHGLAGLIGSGRSEILQTIFGLRTVDAGAIRIDGRARSRITPAQAIELGVALVPEDRHLEGLVLDHSIERNLTLPRLPQFSRWGWLRGQAAVQQARRSMKELSVKAPGPSTAVKFLSGGNQQKVVFAKWNHPRPRVLLLDEPTVGVDVGAREEIYGVVNDAAQAGTGVLVVSSDLDELLRLCDRISIVADGSIVKTVERAELANAEALHHLIQLSRSSIEAQAT
- a CDS encoding ABC transporter permease, which translates into the protein MNESVSPLTSERQASPPQKSRLRRIARALLQGDRPYALYAAFAILLVVFSFASPWFLSIDNFLNIGRQTALVSIIAIGMTFVIIARQIDLSVGSTLALSGMSAALAMTYLGNNWAIGAIAGIGTGAIVGAINGIVTTRVNIPSFLVTLGTLSAARGLALMVTTTKPVIIDNDSFIAIFGEGDIFGVPVPIIWTLLAVIAGILLLHYSVFGRQIYAAGGNPTAALYSGINTRRVTTLAFILTGMLAGLAALVLSARSHAARPDVVQGMELDVIASVTLGGCSLFGGRGFVLGTLLGSLIIGTLNNGLVLLGVSSSLQLVIKGVIIVAAVAFTRK